TTAGCTGATTTAGTTTCTTTTGGTGTAGCACCTTCTATATTGACTTTTCATATTTATAATTTTAGCAATCTAGGAATATTAGGTTATTTATTGGTATTAATGTTCCCTATATCTGGGGCCTACAGACTTGCTAGATATAATATTACTGAATTTGATGGTTCCTTTTCTGGTATACCAATAACTTTAGCTGGTATGTTCATGGCTTTATACTCTTTAATTAGCCTAAATAGAATTGGATCTTTAAGCTTAACTGTAGTTTTAATAATAACATTATCTTACCTTATGGTTAGTAATGTAAAATTAAAGAAATTCTAAAAAATCGTGGGTTACCACGATTTTTTTATATTAAATCTTTTTTATACTTTCTAAATATTCCCCATTCAACTCATATATATTTGAATCTAAACACATATTTGCTGTTAAGTAATCATCACTTTCTTTATTAAAATTATATAAATCTTCTTCTAACAAATCTAAAAAATATTCATCTGGATAAAGTATCTCCACTTTTTTCACCTCTTTAACTTATTTGTTAATTTTCACAGTATGTTTAAAAATATCTTTATTTATATTCATCTTATTCTTGCCTAATAAACTTGTTACTAAAGCAATATAAGGAAATTACGACTTAACAATCTTTAAAGGTTGAGAATTAAAACAATAAATACTTTTGCTTAATAGATAGCTATAAAAATAAAGAATACTAATATTTGTGTCCTAATATTTAAACTAACACTCTAATGCCACGTCCTGTGGCAACAAGAGCTAAGTAAACGTCCTGTTTACTTTACGCTTAAATATTAGTTCACAAATAAAATATTCTTATTATTTTTCTAGATATCTATTTTCTCTAAAAATATTTATTATTTTAATACCTTTAAAAGATGTTATTATAATTTCTGACGAGAGATAAAACCGACTAAAGGATAATTTTGTTCCAATTCTTTACACAAAATCTTTAATTATAATATTCTTGTTAAGTTATTTGCAAATTAAAAAATTATATCTAAACTTTATATGTAAATGGCTAAAAGAGCGATAGCCCAGTCGTAGACTTTCTATAGTAATTAATTTGTATTTCTATGTAAAAAAGCATTAATTTTATTCACAATAATCGTCATAGCCATAAGGTTTTTCTTAAACATATAAGAAAAATTCTTATATATTATAATGTGAAAATGCTTTTGTTGGAAATTTACAACTATAAATAATGCATTTATACAATAATCTTAGTAACTTTATATACAGTAGAACTTATTAAGTTTATATAAAAACTAATTGAAATTAATGGCTTTATATATTAAATTTGTTTGCTAACGCAAATAAGATTGAGTGTAAATTTAATTTATAGAAATTTTATAAAGATACATTTTATTTACATGCTACGCATCAATTTTCTAACAAAAATTTTTTTGAATTCCTTTTCTATTATTTTTGATTATAGGAAATTTTATTTTAAAATTTAGGATAGCTTCAGTATATTAAAGATGGGGATATGTGGCGTAAAGTGCATTCGAAAAAGCTTAGATATTCTTATTTGTTTTTTGAAAATATATTAGAAAAAACTGATTGTTTGAGCGAATAGCGAGTTATCATTTTTTTCAATATATTTTACAAAAACAAATTTAGAATATATTAGCGAATTGAATTGCCCTTCTAGACATACATCCCTTTTTAATATACTGAAGGTGAACTATCTTTTAAGTTATAATTTCCTTAATATTCGTAAAAGCAGCTTCCACCTATGAATTCTCGTAATATAGAATTATCTGGAACTAAACTCATGTCCACTTCTTTGAAAAAGTTTAAAAAACTTTTTAATCTGGTTGCTTCATAGTGAACACTACTGTTTTTATCTATTTTATCAAGTTCTGCAATAGCATATTTTTTTAATATGCAAAGTTCATAAACTATTGTAGAATTAAACATTACATCTGCATTTTCTTGGAATACAAATATATTTCTGTCTTCTCCTCTTTTTATAGATGGCCACATTTTTAATGTTTCTTCTCCACCATAACCCCTTGATAGATAATCTCTAACTAGTCTTCTTATTATTCTTACATCAGTTGTAGATACTCTATTATGATTATCTATATTTAGTTGAGTTAATGCACTTATATATATTTTAAACTTATTTTTATCAGGTATTTTTTTTGTCAATACTGGATTTAGTCCATGTATTCCTTCTACAATAAGTATGCCATTTTTAGGAAGCTTTATGTTTTTACCATTATATTCTCTTTTGCCTTTTTTAAAATTGAAAGTAGGTATTTTAACTTCTTCT
Above is a window of Clostridium sporogenes DNA encoding:
- the pssA gene encoding CDP-diacylglycerol--serine O-phosphatidyltransferase, with protein sequence MAKIAKSAVPNAFTLGNLGCGVMSLMMTFQENYKWAGLFILIAGLMDRYDGRVARFLKVDSPIGKELDSLADLVSFGVAPSILTFHIYNFSNLGILGYLLVLMFPISGAYRLARYNITEFDGSFSGIPITLAGMFMALYSLISLNRIGSLSLTVVLIITLSYLMVSNVKLKKF